A window of Bos taurus isolate L1 Dominette 01449 registration number 42190680 breed Hereford chromosome 19, ARS-UCD2.0, whole genome shotgun sequence contains these coding sequences:
- the LOC100848357 gene encoding uncharacterized protein LOC100848357 isoform 2 (isoform 2 is encoded by transcript variant 2), with the protein MELRMEPIPPGSGRGAHDPGNEPRIGAGGPESQECSAPVCSNGRGAQQPPDGPGHKPTSEEKRAEVESALMDVPELEGCQEPGRGPAQLLRSLPSASPSAPVAPGWTSGTGCLWGRGVGMGGLTGQGAGDALGNKARSCPRV; encoded by the exons ATGGAGCTCAGGATGGAGCCCA TTCCTCCAGGCAGCGGGCGAGGCGCACATGACCCCGGGAATGAGCCACGGATAGGGGCAGGCGGCCCAGAGAGTCAGGAATGCTCAGCGCCTGTCTGTTCCAACGGAAGAGGAGCACAGCAGCCTCCAGATGGCCCAGGGCACAAGCCCACAtctgaggagaagagggcggAAGTGGAG AGTGCCCTCATGGATGTACCTGAATTGGAGGGGTgtcaggagcctggcagggggccTGCCCAGCTGCTGCGATCTCTGCCATCCGCTTCTCCATCTGCTCCAGTCGCTCCAGGATGGACATCCGGAACTGGTTGTCTGTGGGGAAGAGGAGTGGGCATGGGGGGGCTCACTGGGCAGGGTGCAGGGGATGCCTTGGGCAACAAAGCCAGATCATGTCCCAGGGTCTGA
- the SPAG7 gene encoding sperm-associated antigen 7 (The RefSeq protein has 1 substitution compared to this genomic sequence) gives MADLLGSILSSMEKPPSLGDQETRRKAREQAARLKKLQEQEKQQKVEFRKRMEKEVSDFIQDSGQIKKKFQPMNKIERSILHDVVEVAGLTSFSFGEDDECRYVMIFKKEFAPSDEELDSYRRGEEWDPQKAEEKRRLKELAQRQEEEAAQQGPVVVSPASDYKDKYSHLIGKGAAKDAAHMLQANKTYGCVPVANKRDTRSIEEAMNEIRAKKRLRQRGEELPSTS, from the exons ATGGCGGACCTACTGGGCTCCATCCTGAGCTCCATGGAGAAGCCACCCAGCCTCGGTGATCAGGAGACTCGGCGCAAGGCCCGAG AGCAGGCAGCCCGCCTGAAGAAACTACAGGAGCAAGAGAAACAACAGAAAGTAGAATTTCGTAAAAGG ATGGAGAAAGAGGTGTCAGATTTCATCCAAGACAGTGGGCAGATCAAGAAAAAGTTTCAGCCGATGAATAAGATAGAGAGGAGCATACT ACACGATGTGGTGGAAGTGGCTGGCCTGACATCCTTCTCCTTCGGGGAAGATGATGAGTGTCGCTACGTCATGATCTTCAAAAAG GAGTTTGCACCCTCAGATGAAGAGCTGGACTCCTACCGGCGTGGCGAGGAGTGGGACCCCCAGAAGGCTGAGGAGAAGCGGAGGCTGAAG GAGCTGGCCCAGCGACAGGAGGAGGAAGCGGCCCAGCAGGGACCCGTGGTGGTGAGCCCGGCCAGCGATTACAAAGACAAATACAGCCACCTTATTGGCAAGGGGGCAGCCAAGGATGCAGCTCACATGCTACAGGCCAACAAGACCTACGGCTGTG TGCCCGTGGCCAACAAGAGGGACACACGCTCCATTGAAGAGGCCATGAACGAGATCCGGGCCAAGAAGCGTCTGCGGCAGAGCGGGGAAGAGTTGCCATCTACCTCCTAG
- the LOC100848357 gene encoding uncharacterized protein LOC100848357 isoform 1 (isoform 1 is encoded by transcript variant 1), producing MELRMEPIPPGSGRGAHDPGNEPRIGAGGPESQECSAPVCSNGRGAQQPPDGPGHKPTSEEKRAEVEEDPPPAPHCRVPSWMYLNWRGVRSLAGGLPSCCDLCHPLLHLLQSLQDGHPELVVCGEEEWAWGGSLGRVQGMPWATKPDHVPGSE from the exons ATGGAGCTCAGGATGGAGCCCA TTCCTCCAGGCAGCGGGCGAGGCGCACATGACCCCGGGAATGAGCCACGGATAGGGGCAGGCGGCCCAGAGAGTCAGGAATGCTCAGCGCCTGTCTGTTCCAACGGAAGAGGAGCACAGCAGCCTCCAGATGGCCCAGGGCACAAGCCCACAtctgaggagaagagggcggAAGTGGAG GAAGACCCTCCCCCTGCTCCTCACTGTAGAGTGCCCTCATGGATGTACCTGAATTGGAGGGGTgtcaggagcctggcagggggccTGCCCAGCTGCTGCGATCTCTGCCATCCGCTTCTCCATCTGCTCCAGTCGCTCCAGGATGGACATCCGGAACTGGTTGTCTGTGGGGAAGAGGAGTGGGCATGGGGGGGCTCACTGGGCAGGGTGCAGGGGATGCCTTGGGCAACAAAGCCAGATCATGTCCCAGGGTCTGAGTGA